The Acaryochloris sp. CCMEE 5410 DNA window ATTAGAGCTATTCAAATAAACTTAGACCACCTAAAAATTTCTCCGGTTTTTCTTACTCTGTATTGGTTTGAGGGAGCTAGAATTGTTGCTATTGGCCATTGAGTTCCACGGTTTTCAGTATGGCTAAGACTCGACTGCCTTGTTCAGACTAACAGAGGACAATTTTGTTTTCATTAATACGGAGATGCCGTCTAATCTGAGTGAATCAAGACTATTGTAAAACCTTTAAAACTAAGGCTGGTCAATACAACCCAGAAAATTTATAGGTGGGGCATAGATATTATCGAGAGTGAAGAGAAGAAATCAGATCAGGCAGTCTCATAACCCAAAATAATTGAGCCATGAGATTAAATCTTCTTAATGCAAATCGGCTTTAATAGCGAGTTCCAGCACCGATGCTACCGCTACTAGCTCTATTTTCACGAGGTCTTGCCTTATTCACGGTGAGAGTCCGTCCCATCCATTCAGCACCCTCTAGTTCATCGATAGCTTTTGCTTCTTCAGCATCACTACTCATCTCAACAAAGCCAAAGCCCCTCATCTTACCTGTTTCGCGATCTGTGGGAAGCTTGACTAGTTTAACCGTTCCATACTCTGAAAAAGCAGTGCTCAGATTTTCCTCTGTAACGTCATAAGAAAGGTTACCAACGTAAATCGACATAAATTAATATCCAAAATTAGTAAAGTTTAGAGATTTAGATATCGGTATATTGGCTTAAAAATTGAATTGGAATAAACCTAACAATCTTGAAAACAAATGTGAAACCGATACTTGGTATCTCACTACTGATGCTAACTGATCCCCAATAATACTGAATGCCAGGAGTTACACCTTGACAATATCTCTATTATGTGAATTTCAGAGTAGGGATTGTTAATCTTGTACACTCCATTAGGTGCACACAAGTCGTAAATTGAGTGATTTCAGAAAAAGCTGATCCAGTTCCAGCGTCTGTAATGCTTATTGAATCGTTAGATATTCTCAGTAAGATACTTTTATTGAGATAATAGCGAAAACCACTAAGGCGATTTCTCAGAAATCGCCTTAGTGGTCAAATGGACAACCAGCCCAGAAGCAAAAATCTGTACCCCCAGACCTATTAGCTAGACCTGACCTTTACTCGAAAAAGTGGACATTCCCGAAGAGTCGATACCCTAGGAGAATGTTCACATGACACAAAGACCCCGTCGAACTTTTACTGCTGAACAGAAGGCTGAGGCTGTCAAGATTGTTCATCAGTCAGGTAAATCTGTTAATCAAGTGGCAAGAGAACTGGACTTAACCCCCAGTGCATTACGCAAATGGATCAAACAAGCTCAAATCGACCAACACCCTGTATCTGGGGGACCCTTGACATCTGCTGAACGTCAAGAACTCCACCAATTACGTCGAGACCTTAAACGCGTTCAAATGGAACGAGATTTCCTAAAAAACCATCTCCACGCTTCAGCCTGCCCCAATAGACTAGAAACACAAAAAGACCTGACTGGCGACGAGGATGGGACTCCCATTCTCGTTGAGCTACAACTCCTTCTGTGAAAAGCTCTTAGACTCATTTTGGAGGTATGTTTTCCACTGGTTTGGACTATACACTGTCAAGTACCCGGATAGTGGCCGTCTGCTTTTTGGAGGTAGCACCCCGCCAAAAAACCTGGCCCAGGGAAAGCTGCGGACTCAATATTGGTGGCGTTACATACGACCCCGTTTAGGAAAGTGATTTAACCCGAGTTCCCATCCGGGTTATCCACTCGTTAGAGGACTATCCATGTCAGATAAATCTGAACGAACGGGCTTGCCTGTAGTGCAACCATTTGCAGCGGGGATTGATATTGGGTCACGGTTTCATGTTGTTGCAGTACCACCTGAAATAGCTGATGAATCCGTTCAAACCTTCGAGTCATTTACCTCCGATTTACATCGTCTTGCTGACTGGTTGATTCAACTCAACATTAAAACAGTGGCGATGGAGTCCACTGGCGTGTACTGGGTGCCAGTGTTTGAGATCCTTGAGGACCGAGGGTTAGACGTGATACTGGTCAATGCACGAGAGGCGCGTAATGTCCCAGGACGCAAGACAGATGTCAATGACGCTCAGTGGCTACAGCGGTTACACGCTTGCGGTCTACTGCGGGCAAGTTTTCGGCCCGGTCGAGATATTGCTGCCCTTCGAGCCTATCTACGGATACGTGAGCGGCACTTAGATTATGCGGCCGCTCATATTCAGCATATGCAAAAAGCCCTGACCTTGATGAATATGCAGCTTCAGAATGTCATTAGTGACATCACGGGTGCGACAGGGATGAAGATTATTCGGGCTATTGTTGCTGGCGAGCGTGACCCGGTCAAGTTGGCCCAGATGCGTGACGTGCGTTGCCGAGCAAGTCAGGAGACGATTGAGGCGTCGCTACGTGGTAACAACCAACCAGAGCATATCTTTGCCCTCACTCAAGCCCTTTCCCTGTAT harbors:
- a CDS encoding RNA-binding protein; protein product: MSIYVGNLSYDVTEENLSTAFSEYGTVKLVKLPTDRETGKMRGFGFVEMSSDAEEAKAIDELEGAEWMGRTLTVNKARPRENRASSGSIGAGTRY
- a CDS encoding transposase; translated protein: MTQRPRRTFTAEQKAEAVKIVHQSGKSVNQVARELDLTPSALRKWIKQAQIDQHPVSGGPLTSAERQELHQLRRDLKRVQMERDFLKNHLHASACPNRLETQKDLTGDEDGTPILVELQLLL